The genomic stretch tagggtttgggttgGGTCAAATCTTATGTCCATTTAGGGTAGATGCTCTCGGGAATAAGATTCACTGCAAGTTGTGAAAGACTGTCTAACTACAAGAAACTTAAAGTTTTCAAGGTGTTTAACGATGAATGCATGTCCTGTCGCAAAGACAAAAGTAAACTCTGTTGAATTTTGACCTAGCTggctctctctctatatataactCCTATATGCTCATCAGTCATCACCTACCTCTTGTCACGTTGGGACTGGTCGAAAGCTTTTTCCAAAGTTATAATACCCCCTTGGTATCGAATCCAAAAATTAAATCCCTTTTAGCCATTAGCGATTAATAAATAACATACATGAGAATCTTCAAGCCATCTTTTGTATTTGGAAATCATTTAAGTATTAAGATAAAGAAACATGTATATGTGATGTTTAAAGCTTCGTATTTTGGAATgacttaattataattaacatgAACTTAGGAAAATTACGTTAAATATGTTCATTTTGTTATAAGGAAAAAGTaagatttttagattgtttttttatagggtttctaacaattatatatattcaagcaaatttaagtaaaataatatctatacaaagtaaaaagatttatttataaagaaaagccCGATTAGgttgttttatatgtttttttttatatatataattgaatatattaataaataacaaaaataaaagtgacAATATCCAATTGGGCTATGGGACGAATGGAGCAGTACTCATCAAATATcactatatatatgtattagtaaaactgaataaaaattaaatcgaaTAAAGTAAAATGAGATTAGGGATCGGATTTATCAGATGGAATTATCATACCACATGTGTTTAGATATGAGTCCAAGCacaatatatttagttttttcaaagaTATTGTTCATATGAGTCAAAAGatgttggttttttaattttatatgtaaactcttttaggaatatatatatatatatatattatagagaaaaaagtaaaactGTTTTCGAAAGAaggaatatattttatgttttttgctttttatttcataatgctgcgtattggatttttttttatatactggtatgaatttattaagaaatagGGAGCTTAATATAATTCCTCCATATTcatgatagaaaaaataaagcctTTTTTCGATAGATTTATGAATAAAACAACCGCTCGGCTTTTGGGCAAAAAATTTATATCTGACTGCAAGTTAAACATTCTGATGCAAACTCAAACAAAGCACTGAACTATTATCTAATTACTgcgtttttacttaaaaaagaaaaaacatccaatccatgtattttaaatttaactaaaacTTAGTCCTTTTGTAAGTTTAATTTTCtatgacattttaattttttttttctaaattatatatACTCATAAAGTTAATTCCCAATATGACCTAAtacatctaaaaacaaaaggtgcACTTAAAAAGAGCAAATTGAGAATTTATGAATTCATAATGCTGCgtattggatttgtttttttttttttttttttagcatttgttTATCACTAGGACTGGTATAATATGAGAACGTGTAATAAggtcaagagaaaaaaaaaaaaaaaacaagtttctataaaatagattaaaaaaacttaccaaatgctaaatatataaaaacttaaataaatttttatatcgttttcaACAGAAATTATACCCTCAGAAGCGCGGGTGCACAACTAGTTTAATGTGGGATTAGAAGCATTAATGGCTTCTTGAAAAAGAACAGAGAAGATAAAACATTAATAGCTAGCTGCCCTTGTAAGTATATATCCAAGACTTTCTTGTACCTATTTGATCACATTTATGTCTGAGGGCATGTACTGTCCAAAACCTAGTTATAATTCATCATAAATATTGCTTTTCTACCCGTGTTCCTCCTGATAATGAAGTATTTGCAAgtcccaccaccaccaccacaaccaccacctttaattttatattttccttgTCAATCTCAGCACCTTCGATTATATATGCCCCTGCCTGAAAATCATAAATACGAGTTGATAATAATCAGCAATCTTATTAGCACCATACACTTGCAGATGTAAGTTTTATGGTTTCTATAGCTAGCTTGTTTATCAAAAAATGGGGTTTATGGTTTCGTGCATTTCATACCAGCTCAGTATATTTATACATACCCATGACATCTAGCTAGCTAGAATACATGAGTCCTTAATTCTCGtccatatttataattttgtggAATTAGTGCATTTCTTAAAGTGACTTGTAAATCTTGGGGTTTGCTCTTACTTGTGAAAGGCCTCGGATGAACTGAATGGAAGTATGCTTGAAAGAAGTCCCTATTCTCCTTCTGTAGTTCTCTCCACACTGCAAGCAACAAGTCCACTATATTAGGCACTAAAGAAGTCCACACTATCGTCCCTTACTCGTAAAAATCAGTGAGATCAAGTGACCTGTAAGTGTAACAATTGGCCGAATGTTAGCATGCTTATATAGTGCCTTTATGCATTGATCTCTACTCATTTGAAGGAGCAAACATCTCTCTATAAGATGTTGAACCTGTTATATACATGTCagtcgaaagaaaaaaaagcgtGTGAGAATGTACATGTAAAAACTAGAACATGGAAGCTTTCACCATGCCAGCATATTATATATGTACATGGGAGCTAGCCGGGGTGAGGGGATCGATCCCATGGCCGACTTACCATCCTAATGTAGCTATGTGGGTGGCAACGCAGACAGGGAAGCAGATGCCGGTGGCCTTCATGATACATATTCTCCTAGCTAGACTTGACAGAAAGGAAactaaagaagaaaacaaagactGTGAAGATAAAGAACTATAGGACAACAAACAATATGCAAAAAGTGCAAGGGAAAGAAAGCATGATATTTAGAGGTTTCTATATCACATAAAGTACTTATAAAGAGAGTGACTGTTATCCATAGATATCTAAATGAAGGGCCAAAAAAGCACAAGAAATCCAAACGATAGATTCACCTCATCCTCAGCTGTCCCTCTGCTAACCTCATATTCAGAAGACAATAGAATTGATTGTTTTTGAAGACTTGAAACGTGTTTTGATGATGCAAGTTTCGTGGCCTAGCTCATAGCCACTTGATGTTAAAGAATTCAAGCACCTCTTTGCACCCATACCATCCCATGGCTGCCTATTCTTGGTCCTACATTCTTCAAGTGACAAACGTGGCAGGCTAGTAAAAGGGCAAGGCTTTATTACACACAATAGCAGGTGCATTAATTATTGCACCTGTTATCATGCTGGGAGTGGGCTTTTGTCGTTTATAGCTTCGTTCGATCAAAACTAACCAATAAACTAATTTTGATACGtagttttgaaatgaatttcaCATCAATGGATCATTGCCACCCTGTTAATCTGTCCATCTTTGTCAAAATAATCCATTTACAGCATCCAACCTCTCCATCAACCGAATTCTTATCCTGATCGTTTGCTGTTCCAACAGGCCAGTAGccatttcaaaactataaatattaagCAAAACCCTAATCATTTTCCAGTAGACCAAGCTCTGATATATCAGTTCAGTAGAACCCAGTTCAACAAAAGCTTAACCAAGCAATCCACTTCCCTTAACAAAGGACCGAGTCAAACTAATTACCATTTCTGAACTGGTCGACTGTTTCTGAACTAATTGActgattcatttaatttaatcaatcaacCAATGGATCGATTCCTCTATTCTCtagaaaaaacagaaatcaagtttaattttcaacacCCCCTCTTAAACTTGATTTCTTCATAACTCCCAACAAATCTCTAATCTTagtaaaaacattatatttgagTGGCTTTGTGAAATATTCGCCACTTGATATTGTGTCTTTATATACTTAATTTCAACTTCTTTGTTTGTAATGAAATCTTTTAGGTAATAAAATCTTGTGTCAAAGTGCTTACTTCTGTAATGAAAAACTGGATTTTTAGTTAAAGCAATTACTGATGAGTAATCCACATAAATCTTCGTAGACTGAATTATggctttcataatttttttcaataattttcttaGCCACATGGAATGACAAATACATGCCTTAGTAGCTACATATTCAGTTTTACATGTTGATAAAATGACTATAGATTGCTTTTTTGAACTACATGTGAATATTATGTCTCTCATGTAGAAAACAAAACCAGTAGTGTTGTTTCTATCATCCATATCTCCAGCCCAATCACTATCATTATAACTTATAAGGTCAAAGCTATTAGAATATCCATAGAACAAGCGAAAAATCAACAATACTTTTGATATATTGAAAAATTCACTTCAAAGCTTTAAAATGTATCATAGTTGGCGTGTCCATAAACTTGCTCACAAGCCCACTACAAAAATAATATCCAAATGAGTGCATGTCAAATATCTCAAACTCCCAACTAGGCTTTTAAATGTTGAAGAGTTTAGCTTTttcccttttattattttttgacatcttCACTCCACACTCAACTAGAGTATTCACTTTTACACAATCCTTCATTTTGAACTACTTGTGAATCTCCCTTGCAAAATTCTTTTGGCTTACAAAGATTCTATCCTCTCCTTATTTGATCTCAATTCCTAAGTAGTATATCATAAGACCAATGTTCGTCATCTCAAATTTCTTAATCATTGTTTGCTTGAAGtctctaattatttttgaattatttttctataaagatcaagtcatttatataaaaatatacaataagaGTATCACCACTCCCTTTTATCCTTTATATAGAGAGTATATTCACGAAGGcatttaacaaatttattttttaaaaaaaagtagtcATCAATGCGACTATACCAAGCCTTTAGGGCTTAGTTCAATCCATACAAGGCtttgttcaattttaatacCTTGTCTTTTTATCCCTTCACTTTATAATCTATAGGTTGCTCAATATAGACCTTTTTCCCAAGAAAATCAATAAGAAAGACTAATTTGATATCCATTTGATAGATTCTCCATCTATATTGAGTAATTATGAGAATGATTAATTGAATGGCCTTCAATCTAGCAACACAACAACAAGAGCAAAAACCTCATCATATTCAATCTCATGCTTTTAACTATAGGCTTTTACCACTAACTTTGCATTGTATCtctcaactttcttttttttggcattATTCTCTTCTTTGTAGATCAACTTGAAGCCTATTGGCTTCTTT from Populus alba chromosome 8, ASM523922v2, whole genome shotgun sequence encodes the following:
- the LOC118037775 gene encoding uncharacterized protein, giving the protein MYHEGHRHLLPCLRCHPHSYIRMVQHLIERCLLLQMSRDQCIKALYKHANIRPIVTLTVWRELQKENRDFFQAYFHSVHPRPFTSRGIYNRRC